A stretch of Oligoflexia bacterium DNA encodes these proteins:
- a CDS encoding heme lyase CcmF/NrfE family subunit: protein MSSYFTPEKIGQYSLYLALMVCVFGFLCAIYAQLKKRTVYVRIVRNSVWAMSLAVLTATISLWQCLLTGRYHVEYVHQHANDTMPTIYKLTALWGGQNGSLLFWLLILCIYSSIVMWQNRKKNYNFLPMVAAVLLAIAGFFLVLISFDANPFSVVPFSIDYGLGLNPLLQNYYMIIHPPSLYLGYVGMTVPFAFAMAALITGQLDNRWIVQVRIWTLVAWFFLSLGNLLGSSWAYEVLGWGGYWAWDPVENAAFIPWLTASAFLHSAIIQEKRGMLKTWNMALVILSFVMTLLGTFLTRSGIVSSVHSFAQSNIGTYFLVILIVTVGVSVGLLFYRLKDLQSQHELDAIVSRESAFLFNNLVLIGAAFAILWGTLFPVLSEWVRGTKITVGAPYFNSIMVPIGLILLFLTGVGPLVAWRKTSKEQLKKHFVWPISFLLGSSIVLLFLAPKTSSLLNNIYINISFSLCAFVLASIFFEYKHGIVLRQKFFKENTLTALSKLIISNKRRYGGYIVHLGIVLLFIGFTGSAYRHEKEFKLKINQVAKIKNYTLKFETLYPDNNQHREKVIAKINVWKNKDFFGELKPSLVFYTPSPNQEGQQGTEVSVIRSIKEDVYAAMITFSPQEQSIYLKIIITPLINFIWFGGLFLVLGGIIVMLPSSKEGAVYV, encoded by the coding sequence ATGAGTAGTTATTTTACACCAGAAAAAATAGGTCAGTACAGTTTGTACTTGGCCTTGATGGTCTGCGTGTTTGGCTTTCTTTGTGCTATCTATGCCCAGCTTAAAAAAAGAACAGTTTATGTAAGAATTGTCCGTAATAGCGTATGGGCAATGAGCCTAGCTGTTTTAACAGCAACCATAAGCTTGTGGCAATGCTTATTAACAGGCCGCTATCATGTTGAGTATGTTCACCAACATGCCAATGATACCATGCCTACCATCTACAAGTTAACGGCTTTATGGGGCGGACAAAATGGTTCTTTGTTATTCTGGCTGCTGATTCTTTGTATCTATTCCAGTATTGTCATGTGGCAAAACCGGAAAAAAAATTACAACTTTTTGCCTATGGTGGCCGCGGTACTCTTAGCCATCGCTGGATTCTTTTTAGTATTGATTAGCTTTGATGCCAACCCATTCAGTGTTGTGCCTTTCAGTATTGACTATGGCCTGGGGCTCAATCCCCTGCTTCAAAACTACTACATGATTATTCACCCACCATCATTGTATTTGGGGTATGTGGGTATGACCGTTCCTTTTGCTTTTGCTATGGCAGCCTTGATTACCGGGCAATTGGACAATCGCTGGATTGTGCAAGTGAGAATTTGGACTTTGGTGGCTTGGTTCTTTTTATCTTTGGGTAACCTTTTGGGTTCTTCTTGGGCTTATGAAGTTTTAGGCTGGGGAGGTTATTGGGCATGGGACCCCGTTGAAAATGCAGCTTTTATTCCGTGGTTAACGGCCTCAGCGTTTTTACACTCAGCCATTATTCAAGAAAAACGGGGTATGCTTAAAACCTGGAACATGGCCTTGGTTATTTTATCCTTTGTCATGACCTTATTGGGCACATTTTTAACCCGCTCAGGTATTGTATCTTCTGTACACTCTTTTGCGCAATCCAACATTGGAACCTATTTTTTAGTCATACTGATAGTCACTGTTGGCGTGTCTGTTGGCTTATTGTTCTATCGTTTAAAAGATTTACAGTCTCAACATGAACTTGATGCCATTGTTTCAAGAGAATCCGCCTTTTTATTCAATAATTTGGTTTTAATTGGGGCAGCCTTTGCTATTTTATGGGGAACCTTATTTCCTGTTTTGTCAGAGTGGGTAAGAGGAACCAAAATAACAGTTGGAGCACCTTATTTTAATAGCATTATGGTACCCATAGGTTTGATTTTATTATTTTTGACGGGTGTTGGTCCTTTGGTAGCCTGGAGAAAAACCAGCAAAGAACAATTGAAAAAACATTTTGTGTGGCCCATAAGTTTTTTGTTGGGGAGCTCTATTGTTTTACTATTTTTAGCACCCAAGACCAGCTCATTGCTCAATAATATTTATATCAATATTTCTTTTTCACTGTGTGCGTTTGTTTTAGCCAGCATCTTTTTTGAATACAAGCATGGTATTGTATTGAGGCAAAAGTTTTTTAAAGAAAATACTTTAACCGCACTGAGCAAGTTAATTATTTCAAATAAACGTCGTTATGGTGGGTATATTGTTCATCTAGGTATTGTCTTGTTGTTTATAGGGTTTACAGGATCAGCCTATAGACACGAAAAAGAATTTAAATTAAAAATCAATCAAGTTGCAAAAATTAAAAATTACACCTTAAAGTTTGAAACCTTGTATCCAGATAACAACCAACATAGAGAAAAAGTTATTGCAAAAATAAATGTTTGGAAAAACAAAGACTTTTTTGGTGAGCTTAAACCAAGTTTGGTTTTTTATACACCAAGCCCAAATCAAGAAGGTCAACAAGGGACAGAAGTTTCAGTGATAAGATCTATCAAAGAAGATGTTTATGCGGCCATGATTACCTTTAGTCCCCAAGAACAAAGCATTTATTTAAAAATTATTATAACCCCACTCATTAATTTTATTTGGTTTGGAGGTTTATTTTTGGTCTTGGGTGGAATCATTGTGATGTTGCCTAGTTCAAAAGAAGGAGCAGTCTATGTTTAA
- a CDS encoding FHA domain-containing protein, with protein MQTQKSSLHIRFISGPLHGKLLEVNQFPCAIGRELDNDIVLADDRVSRYHASIKLIHDAYYLYDNKSHNGTLHKGHSIEKLCLEQGMEFQIGFSVLKIETLI; from the coding sequence GTGCAGACCCAAAAATCTAGTTTACACATCCGTTTTATTTCAGGCCCTTTGCATGGAAAGTTATTAGAGGTCAATCAATTTCCTTGTGCCATTGGCCGCGAACTGGATAATGATATTGTGTTAGCAGATGATAGGGTATCTAGATACCACGCTTCCATAAAATTAATCCATGACGCCTATTATTTATATGACAACAAAAGTCACAATGGAACCCTGCATAAAGGTCATAGCATTGAAAAATTATGTCTTGAACAGGGTATGGAGTTTCAAATTGGTTTCTCAGTACTAAAAATTGAAACCCTTATTTAA
- a CDS encoding diguanylate cyclase, with amino-acid sequence MVTYIESSLPAEDRKDIERSFYELIEKYSHDFSLLEKPLNTLVEQHGGFVHQHFFNHFFSLNLTMLNAGKLWDECLAFYKAHDHLDYRAAFLQYLLEKKHVFQPIVLEQEKRSHLLASTYTDALTGIYNHRYFNSFLMKELSRSKRSSLPLSLLMLDIDYFKKINDIHGHLSGDYILKEIGRVISISVRGTDMPCRYGGEEFAIVLPDTDTRGALVLAKRIQKRVAQLNFQGIPHTITLSGGISTFPRHASEIKELIHAADKALYKAKNNGRNQIHIFERVGDQRKQPRKNFQTTGHYTLNEKNNDKNPFITKNISQSGLLIQTISAITLGDQVHIVMHLPNKGYLSCVARAVHIHHAYKVDIFEIGLEIVHMDGKDKTILSNLLRDA; translated from the coding sequence ATGGTAACTTACATTGAAAGCTCTCTTCCCGCCGAAGATCGCAAAGACATAGAACGCTCATTTTATGAATTGATTGAGAAATACAGTCATGATTTTTCTTTATTGGAAAAACCTCTTAACACTTTGGTTGAGCAACACGGTGGCTTTGTTCATCAACACTTTTTTAACCATTTTTTCTCTTTAAATTTAACCATGCTCAATGCTGGTAAACTGTGGGATGAGTGCTTGGCCTTTTATAAAGCACATGATCATTTGGATTATCGCGCTGCCTTTTTACAATATTTGTTAGAAAAAAAGCATGTCTTTCAACCGATTGTTCTTGAGCAAGAAAAACGCAGCCATTTGCTGGCTTCAACCTACACCGATGCCCTGACCGGCATTTACAACCATCGTTATTTTAATAGCTTTTTAATGAAAGAGTTGTCACGCAGCAAACGCTCAAGTTTACCACTATCTCTTCTGATGCTAGACATTGATTATTTCAAAAAAATCAATGATATCCATGGCCATTTGAGCGGAGACTATATTCTCAAAGAAATTGGTAGAGTTATTTCTATATCGGTTAGAGGTACGGATATGCCTTGCCGTTATGGCGGAGAAGAGTTTGCCATTGTTTTACCGGATACCGACACCCGTGGCGCTTTGGTTTTGGCCAAACGTATACAAAAACGTGTTGCTCAATTAAACTTTCAGGGCATTCCTCATACCATTACCTTAAGTGGAGGAATTTCTACTTTTCCTAGACATGCTAGCGAGATCAAAGAATTGATTCATGCGGCTGACAAAGCTTTGTATAAAGCCAAAAACAATGGCCGTAATCAAATCCATATCTTTGAACGCGTGGGTGATCAACGCAAACAACCTAGAAAAAACTTTCAAACCACCGGGCATTACACTCTTAATGAAAAAAATAATGATAAAAACCCTTTTATCACCAAAAACATTTCTCAATCAGGGCTCTTGATCCAAACCATTTCAGCCATAACTTTAGGGGATCAAGTGCACATTGTGATGCATTTACCCAACAAAGGCTATTTAAGCTGTGTTGCCCGTGCGGTTCACATTCATCATGCCTATAAAGTTGATATTTTTGAAATTGGTTTAGAAATTGTTCATATGGACGGCAAAGACAAAACCATTCTTTCTAATCTTTTACGAGATGCTTAA
- a CDS encoding ATP-binding cassette domain-containing protein, with translation MKVEAKHISIVFNNAYVIKQKNFCLENMQSVLLQGNNGTGKTTLIKALAGIKSLDAGEINYFSKGVEIDKKTFQKKLGLCLGVQFLCLDMTLEENFKLYYEKFYQDAYVQSLLDNFLLNHKLQQPLNTLSKGELQKAALCRALLFDPEVVFLDEPFDGLDQTAQKQLIQWIEGNKHKKSMLLCTHINGLPESFFDQVWDLNQ, from the coding sequence ATGAAAGTTGAAGCAAAACATATTTCAATAGTTTTTAACAATGCGTATGTGATTAAACAAAAAAACTTTTGTTTAGAAAATATGCAATCTGTCTTGCTGCAAGGAAACAATGGTACTGGAAAAACTACTTTAATTAAAGCCCTTGCAGGAATAAAAAGTTTGGATGCAGGAGAAATTAATTATTTTTCCAAGGGTGTAGAGATCGATAAAAAAACTTTTCAGAAAAAATTAGGTTTATGTTTAGGAGTTCAATTTTTATGTCTTGATATGACCTTAGAAGAAAACTTTAAGTTGTATTATGAAAAATTTTATCAAGATGCATATGTACAAAGTTTGTTAGACAATTTTTTACTCAACCATAAACTGCAACAGCCTTTAAATACTTTATCAAAAGGTGAATTGCAAAAAGCGGCACTGTGTAGGGCTCTATTATTTGATCCGGAAGTTGTTTTTTTAGATGAACCATTTGATGGTTTAGATCAAACTGCGCAAAAACAATTAATTCAATGGATTGAAGGCAATAAACATAAAAAAAGTATGTTGTTGTGTACCCATATCAATGGATTGCCAGAGAGTTTTTTTGATCAAGTTTGGGATTTAAATCAATAG
- a CDS encoding cytochrome c maturation protein CcmE, whose amino-acid sequence MKLKSTQFIIALSLLLIGIAIVVTTTLPQATKYYVTVDEFLMDTNKYQEQSIKLAGRVVPGSIEKNTQDLTWLFKVMETDKTVNVFYQGAMPDTFKDESDVVLTGSYQGERFIATEVLAKCASRYEEKLEAPLQMQTVSTIEKGLLDE is encoded by the coding sequence ATGAAATTAAAAAGTACACAATTTATCATCGCCTTATCCTTATTGTTAATTGGTATTGCTATTGTGGTCACAACCACATTGCCACAAGCAACCAAATATTATGTCACGGTAGATGAATTTTTAATGGATACCAACAAGTATCAGGAACAAAGTATTAAACTGGCTGGAAGGGTTGTCCCAGGTAGCATAGAAAAAAATACCCAGGACCTTACTTGGCTTTTTAAAGTCATGGAAACTGACAAAACTGTAAATGTTTTTTATCAAGGAGCTATGCCAGATACATTTAAAGATGAGTCAGATGTTGTGTTAACTGGAAGCTACCAAGGTGAGCGTTTTATAGCCACAGAAGTTTTAGCAAAATGTGCATCACGCTATGAAGAAAAATTAGAAGCACCATTGCAAATGCAGACGGTCAGCACAATAGAAAAAGGATTGTTGGATGAGTAG
- the uvrA gene encoding excinuclease ABC subunit UvrA, with amino-acid sequence MLKKNAKLQEDHKHIVVRGARQHNLKNIDVTIPRDKLVVITGLSGSGKSSLAFDTIYAEGQRRYVESLSAYARQFLDQMEKPDVDAIEGLSPAISIDQRRSSKNPRSTVGTTTEIYDYFRLLFARVGEQYCYSCGEKISSQSASQIVDQIMALPEGSKIHLLASIARGKKGEYQKELKSLLKAGFTKVKIDGKVHELASPIDLDKNKKHTIDVFVDRLIVKEKSRTRIADSVETALEHGQGVMKLEVLGENAKEQLLSEKAACIECGISFPELAPRLFSFNNPIGACPSCDGLGTKKFIDPDMVIPNPNLSVRDGAVASWNTRYAGFHAQTLETLAEHYGFDIHTPWKKLSDKVKDIILHGSGKEKINFEYSMESGSYTVKKVFEGVIPNLLRRYKESDSEDFREETEKKYMSVVQCPDCEGARLRKEALHVKVGDLNIAQVTQKNIQDCFVFFQLLELGERQQVIAKKVLQEIRSRLAFLVNVGLDYLTLDRIAGTLSGGEAQRIRLATQIGSSLMGVLYVLDEPSIGLHQRDNDRLLETLKHLRDLGNTVLVVEHDEDTMFGADYVIDIGPGAGVHGGQLMAAGTAQEICASEQSITGQYLSGKKTIPLPKKRRQVGKHFIELKGAKTNNLKDVNIKIPLSCLTCVTGVSGSGKSSLIIDTLFPLLKQHLHGSKTRAGDIRSIGGLEKIDKVIDIDQTPIGRTPRSNPATYTGIFTPIRELFAELPEAKMRGYKPGRFSFNVKGGRCEGCQGDGIIKIEMHFLPDVYVTCEQCRGKRYNRETLEVLYKGKTISEVLNMTVEEAAKFYENIPSIHSKLGALIAVGLGYITLGQSAITLSGGEAQRVKLSKELSKRSTGRTIYILDEPTTGLHFADVERLNEVLQRLVDQGNTVVVIEHHLDVIKIADWVIDLGPEGGVKGGELVGMGVPEDLVKNKESYTGQYLKKYLEPDKKTKKAG; translated from the coding sequence ATGCTAAAAAAAAACGCTAAGTTACAAGAAGACCATAAACATATTGTGGTCAGAGGAGCAAGGCAACATAACTTAAAAAATATTGATGTTACCATCCCTAGGGATAAGCTGGTGGTGATCACTGGTTTGTCAGGCTCAGGTAAATCATCTTTGGCCTTTGATACCATTTATGCTGAAGGACAACGCCGTTATGTAGAGTCTTTATCTGCTTATGCCCGGCAGTTTTTAGATCAAATGGAAAAACCAGATGTGGATGCCATTGAAGGCTTATCGCCAGCTATATCAATTGATCAACGCCGTTCATCCAAAAATCCTCGTTCAACAGTGGGTACAACCACAGAAATTTACGATTATTTTAGATTGTTATTTGCCAGGGTTGGTGAACAATATTGTTACAGCTGTGGTGAAAAAATCAGTTCACAAAGTGCTTCGCAAATTGTTGATCAAATTATGGCTTTGCCAGAAGGCAGTAAAATTCATCTTTTGGCATCCATTGCCAGAGGCAAAAAAGGTGAATATCAAAAAGAACTTAAGTCTTTATTAAAAGCTGGATTTACCAAAGTTAAAATTGATGGCAAAGTCCATGAACTGGCCAGTCCAATTGACTTGGATAAAAATAAAAAGCATACCATTGATGTGTTTGTTGATCGTTTGATTGTCAAAGAAAAATCTAGAACAAGAATAGCGGACTCTGTTGAAACTGCCTTAGAGCATGGTCAAGGGGTGATGAAGTTGGAAGTTCTGGGTGAGAACGCTAAAGAACAATTGTTATCGGAAAAAGCCGCTTGCATAGAGTGTGGTATATCTTTCCCAGAATTAGCGCCGCGCTTGTTTTCTTTTAATAATCCCATTGGCGCCTGTCCAAGTTGCGATGGATTAGGCACTAAAAAATTTATTGATCCGGATATGGTGATTCCCAATCCAAATTTGTCTGTTCGTGATGGAGCGGTTGCATCTTGGAATACGCGTTATGCTGGGTTTCATGCGCAAACGTTAGAAACCTTAGCAGAACATTATGGTTTTGATATTCATACCCCATGGAAAAAACTTTCTGATAAAGTGAAAGACATTATTTTGCATGGTAGCGGTAAAGAAAAAATCAACTTTGAATACAGTATGGAAAGCGGTTCGTACACCGTTAAAAAAGTATTTGAAGGTGTTATCCCTAACCTTTTACGTCGTTATAAAGAATCTGATTCTGAAGATTTTAGAGAAGAAACTGAAAAAAAATACATGAGTGTAGTGCAATGCCCAGATTGTGAAGGAGCACGTCTGCGCAAAGAAGCTTTGCATGTTAAAGTAGGTGACTTGAATATAGCCCAAGTCACACAAAAAAACATTCAAGATTGTTTTGTGTTTTTTCAGCTTTTGGAATTGGGTGAACGTCAACAAGTGATTGCTAAAAAAGTTTTGCAAGAGATTCGTTCACGTTTGGCTTTCTTGGTTAATGTTGGTTTAGATTATTTAACTTTGGATAGGATTGCTGGCACCCTATCTGGGGGTGAAGCGCAAAGGATTCGTTTGGCAACCCAAATTGGTTCCAGCTTAATGGGTGTGCTGTATGTTTTAGATGAACCTTCCATTGGTTTGCATCAACGGGATAATGATAGGTTATTAGAAACATTAAAGCACTTAAGAGATTTAGGAAATACCGTTTTGGTGGTGGAGCATGATGAGGATACCATGTTTGGCGCGGACTATGTCATTGACATTGGTCCTGGAGCAGGTGTGCATGGCGGCCAGTTGATGGCTGCCGGAACAGCCCAGGAAATTTGCGCAAGTGAACAATCCATCACCGGGCAGTATTTGTCGGGTAAAAAAACCATTCCCTTGCCTAAAAAACGTCGTCAAGTGGGTAAACATTTTATTGAACTTAAAGGTGCAAAAACCAATAATCTTAAAGATGTTAACATCAAAATTCCTCTGAGTTGCTTAACTTGTGTCACCGGTGTTTCTGGTTCTGGTAAATCATCTTTAATCATTGACACCTTGTTCCCCTTATTGAAACAGCATCTACATGGTTCAAAAACCAGAGCTGGTGATATACGATCTATAGGGGGTTTAGAAAAAATTGATAAGGTAATTGATATCGATCAAACGCCCATTGGTAGAACGCCAAGATCTAACCCTGCAACCTATACGGGTATTTTTACTCCCATTAGAGAATTGTTTGCTGAACTGCCTGAAGCCAAGATGCGTGGATACAAACCAGGACGATTTTCATTTAATGTCAAAGGTGGACGTTGTGAAGGCTGTCAAGGTGATGGCATCATTAAAATTGAAATGCACTTTTTGCCTGATGTGTATGTGACCTGTGAGCAGTGCAGAGGCAAACGTTACAACCGTGAAACCCTAGAGGTTTTGTACAAAGGCAAAACCATATCTGAAGTGTTGAATATGACGGTTGAAGAGGCGGCTAAGTTTTATGAAAACATTCCTAGCATTCACAGTAAATTAGGGGCATTGATAGCTGTTGGTTTAGGTTATATTACACTTGGTCAGTCAGCAATAACCCTTTCTGGTGGAGAAGCGCAAAGGGTTAAGTTATCCAAAGAATTAAGTAAACGTTCAACGGGTAGAACCATTTATATTTTAGATGAGCCTACCACGGGGTTACATTTTGCAGATGTTGAGCGACTTAATGAAGTCTTGCAACGCTTGGTGGATCAAGGCAATACGGTTGTTGTGATTGAACATCATTTAGATGTGATTAAAATTGCTGATTGGGTCATTGATTTAGGACCTGAGGGCGGTGTTAAAGGTGGCGAGTTGGTAGGTATGGGAGTGCCAGAAGACTTGGTCAAAAACAAAGAGTCTTATACAGGGCAATACCTTAAAAAATACCTAGAACCAGATAAAAAAACCAAAAAAGCTGGCTGA
- the ccsA gene encoding cytochrome c biogenesis protein CcsA, which translates to MMKLKILSALMLVLSLVYVLVFTPEEQSQGFVQKIFYIHVSSAITMYFGFFIAFVTSIMHLWDKKRVWDHMAYAGVEVGYIFCCIVLCTGPLWAKPIWGTFWTWEPRLTTTFLLFLMYTAYLVLRQYLKGQKQETRIAAVIAIIAFLDVPLIHYSVKLWRGIHPSVISEKNGLPTSMQQALLLMMCSLIFVFLMMWWERFKLFKLEAQLKQQQLEQS; encoded by the coding sequence ATGATGAAGTTAAAAATTTTATCTGCTTTAATGTTAGTATTGAGTTTAGTGTATGTTTTAGTGTTTACACCAGAAGAACAGAGCCAAGGTTTTGTACAAAAAATATTTTACATTCACGTGTCCAGTGCCATAACCATGTATTTTGGGTTTTTTATTGCATTTGTAACATCTATCATGCACCTGTGGGATAAAAAAAGAGTATGGGATCACATGGCTTATGCTGGTGTTGAAGTTGGCTATATTTTTTGTTGCATTGTTTTATGTACGGGCCCTTTATGGGCCAAGCCTATTTGGGGTACATTTTGGACATGGGAACCCCGCTTAACAACAACTTTTCTTTTGTTTTTAATGTATACGGCTTATTTGGTTTTAAGGCAGTACTTAAAAGGTCAAAAACAGGAAACACGTATTGCAGCAGTTATTGCGATCATTGCTTTTTTAGATGTTCCCTTGATTCATTACTCAGTAAAATTATGGCGAGGCATACACCCAAGTGTTATCAGTGAAAAGAATGGTCTTCCTACTTCCATGCAACAAGCTTTGCTTTTGATGATGTGCAGTTTAATTTTTGTTTTTTTAATGATGTGGTGGGAGCGGTTTAAGTTGTTTAAACTAGAAGCACAATTAAAGCAACAACAATTGGAGCAATCATGA
- a CDS encoding lysophospholipid acyltransferase family protein codes for MKNFYELWVGLRSFLQWLVGGVFVFSIASCYFLLSFFIKIEKLEWMIACMCWGMVKIAGLKVQVKGLEKLEANKAYVVVFNHVNILDHFVLYNAIPGTMRGVEKASHFKWPIYGPFLRRGKQIPIQAGQGARSARESLKMAETIFKFGIHVAIAPEGTRSPSGKLMPFKKGAFHLAVDLQADLVPVIFQGMQQVNLKKSYKIYPGQVIVNIGKPIACKGKTKQDVTQLRDECYALYVECLGKDKVL; via the coding sequence ATGAAAAATTTTTACGAATTATGGGTTGGTTTAAGGTCTTTTTTACAATGGCTTGTTGGCGGAGTATTTGTTTTTAGTATTGCCAGCTGTTATTTTTTGTTGAGCTTTTTTATTAAAATAGAAAAATTAGAATGGATGATAGCCTGCATGTGTTGGGGTATGGTTAAAATTGCTGGCCTCAAGGTGCAAGTGAAAGGCTTAGAAAAATTAGAAGCCAACAAAGCCTATGTTGTGGTTTTTAATCATGTGAATATCTTGGATCATTTTGTACTGTACAATGCCATTCCAGGTACTATGCGGGGGGTAGAAAAAGCCAGTCACTTTAAGTGGCCCATCTATGGACCTTTTTTAAGGCGTGGAAAACAAATTCCTATACAAGCAGGTCAAGGTGCGCGCTCAGCCAGAGAGTCTTTAAAAATGGCGGAAACTATTTTTAAATTTGGAATTCATGTTGCCATTGCTCCAGAAGGTACTCGCAGTCCAAGCGGTAAGTTAATGCCATTTAAAAAAGGAGCTTTTCATTTGGCAGTGGATTTACAAGCGGATCTTGTGCCGGTTATTTTTCAAGGCATGCAACAGGTTAATCTTAAAAAGAGTTACAAAATCTATCCAGGACAAGTTATTGTCAATATTGGCAAGCCCATAGCGTGCAAGGGGAAAACTAAACAAGATGTAACGCAATTGCGGGATGAATGTTATGCTTTGTATGTAGAATGTTTGGGTAAAGATAAAGTTTTATAG
- a CDS encoding cysteine desulfurase family protein, translating into MQQVKRIYLDHNASSLIRPSVKQAVLDFLELNAGNPSSIHGLGRQARACMDQARDTIAQYLAVPASSIIFTSGATEANHMAWNAFLKPDINIVSSDTEHPCILGAQARAQQNKAQLTLVHCCKQDDFIHAFQLAIKNQNIDFCSLHLANNETGIILPIKQCVNSLLNEGKNKPYLHIDAVQAIVKVNIDEALAFSDYFTLSGHKLGALAGSGVLIKKDGVPFKPLWEGSAQEKGRRGGTENLLGIVAMAAACQELSRVEAQEKARCLDLRDQLETAFLSSIPNIEIVGQGQERLGNTSCIVFQDIDAQALLVAADLEGIDLSTGSACTSGSVEPSHVLLNMGYSKKEASSALRFSLGWNNTEQEIQQVCKIFPKLVERARSIKS; encoded by the coding sequence GTGCAGCAAGTCAAACGTATATATTTGGATCACAATGCCAGCAGTCTGATTAGACCCAGTGTCAAACAGGCGGTTTTAGACTTTCTTGAGTTAAATGCGGGAAATCCAAGCAGCATTCACGGTTTGGGACGGCAGGCAAGGGCTTGTATGGATCAAGCTAGAGATACCATTGCACAATACTTAGCAGTGCCCGCCAGTTCAATTATTTTTACCTCTGGTGCAACAGAGGCCAATCATATGGCTTGGAATGCGTTTTTAAAGCCAGATATAAATATAGTTAGTAGTGATACAGAGCATCCGTGCATTTTAGGGGCACAAGCTAGAGCTCAGCAAAACAAGGCTCAATTGACTTTGGTCCATTGTTGCAAACAAGATGATTTTATTCATGCATTTCAATTGGCTATAAAAAACCAAAACATTGATTTTTGTTCATTGCACTTGGCCAACAATGAAACAGGAATTATTTTACCCATAAAACAGTGTGTGAATAGTTTGTTAAACGAGGGCAAAAATAAGCCATATTTACATATTGACGCTGTTCAAGCCATTGTCAAGGTCAATATTGATGAAGCTTTGGCTTTTTCGGATTATTTTACATTATCTGGACATAAGCTTGGTGCATTGGCAGGCAGTGGCGTTTTGATTAAAAAAGATGGTGTGCCATTTAAGCCATTGTGGGAGGGATCTGCGCAAGAAAAAGGTAGACGCGGAGGGACTGAAAATTTACTGGGTATAGTGGCTATGGCCGCGGCTTGCCAAGAATTGAGTAGGGTTGAAGCACAGGAAAAAGCCCGTTGTCTTGATTTGCGTGATCAACTTGAAACAGCTTTTTTAAGCAGTATTCCCAATATTGAAATTGTTGGTCAAGGACAAGAACGCCTAGGCAATACATCCTGCATTGTTTTTCAAGATATTGATGCTCAAGCCTTATTGGTGGCAGCAGACCTAGAAGGTATAGACTTATCAACCGGTTCAGCTTGCACATCTGGTTCAGTTGAACCATCGCACGTCTTGCTCAATATGGGCTACAGCAAAAAAGAAGCAAGCAGTGCCCTACGATTTTCATTGGGATGGAATAATACTGAACAAGAAATACAACAAGTATGCAAAATATTCCCAAAACTGGTAGAAAGGGCAAGAAGCATAAAGTCATGA